The Candidatus Thermoplasmatota archaeon sequence ACACGGACCCGCCGGTCGTGACCCGCCACGCCTTCGCGCGGAAGCTTGCGATCGCGCGGCGCAAGGCGGCCGTCGACTTCGGGCTGTACGCCGCTCCGCGAGAGGACGGGGCGCTTACGCTTGGCTCGCGACCCATCGCGTACAAGGCGTACCTTGGCCCCACCACGGGGGGGCTCCGCGTCGCTCCGGAGAGCCTTTCCCATCTGTTTGCCGATGCCACGCGCAACCGCGTGCCCGTGTCGTTCCACGCCGAGGACGCCGGCTGCATCGAGGAGGCTTCGCGCCGGGTCGTCGTGGACGGCCCCGAGTCCCACGCGCGCCTGCGCCCGGCCCGCTGCGAGCTCGAAGCCGTGCGTCGGCTTCTGCCCTTCGTGCGAACGGGGCTTGCGCACGTGGCGCACGTGACGACGCAGGCGGCCGCGCGCATCCTCGTGTCCAGCCGAGCGAGCTTCGAGGTGACGCCGCACCACCTCCTCCTCACCGAGAAGGACCTGGCGCGCGACGTGCGCCTCAAGTGCAATCCTCCGCTTCGCCCCTCGACGGACCGCGCCTTCCTGTGGCGCACGCTGTCGGCGGGGAAGGCCATCCTGGCGAGCGACCACGCGCCCCACCTGCCCTCCGAGAAGCGCGGCGTCCTGTCGCGCGTGGAAGCCGGCGTGCCCGGCGTGGAGACCATGGTGCCGCTTCTCATGGCGCGCGTGGCCGCAGGGGTCCTGCCGCTGCGGTCGCTCGTGGCCGCCGCCTGCGAGCGCCCGGCGGATCGGTTCGGGCTTGCGCGCAAGGGTCGGATCGAGCCGGGCCGCGACGCGGACCTTGTCGTGTACGACCCGAAGACCGTGGCGACCGTCGAGGCGCGCAGGCTTTCGAGCAAGTGCGGCTGGTCCCCCTTCGAGGGCTTCTCGGCCGTCTTCCCGACGCACGTCTTCTCGCGCGGGCGGCAGGTCGTGGAGGACGGCCGCTTCGTCGGAAAGGCCGGATGGGGACGGGAAGTGCGGCGGGGCTGAGCCGAGTCCTTTATGCCCGCCGTGGGCATGGCGTTTCGATGCCCCCGGCCGGTGCGGTCAAGATCGCCGTTCCCAACAAGGGCCGCCTCTCCGAGAAGACGCTCGAGACCTTTGCGCAGGCCGGCGTCGTCATGGACGACGCGGTGGGCGAGCGGCGGCTCTTTGCGACCGCGCTCAACGGCCAGTTCGCGTTCCTGTTCGTGCGCGCGCAGGACATCCCCGAGTACGTGCACGACGGCGTCGCGCACGCGGGCGTCACGGGCTTTGACATCCTTCGCGAGAGCGGCAAGGCGACGACCGAGCTTCTGGACCTCGGCTTTGGCCACTGCAAGCTCGTGGTCGCCGCGCCCGAGTCCTCGCGCGTGCGCTCGCTGCGCGACGTGCCCGCCGGCGCGCGCGTGGCCACGAGCTTCCCGCGCCTCACCGCCCAGTTCTTCCGCAAGGCAAGAAAGCGCGTGCGCGTGGTCGAGGTCTCCGGCGCGACGGAGATCACGCCGCAGGTGGGCGTG is a genomic window containing:
- the pyrC gene encoding dihydroorotase, whose protein sequence is MDLAITGRAWVGGRLSTVTIGIDDGRIVRVGARSVPADRELVFLDGMILPGAIDAHVHFRDPGATRKEDFASGTRAAAQGGVTTVLDMPNTDPPVVTRHAFARKLAIARRKAAVDFGLYAAPREDGALTLGSRPIAYKAYLGPTTGGLRVAPESLSHLFADATRNRVPVSFHAEDAGCIEEASRRVVVDGPESHARLRPARCELEAVRRLLPFVRTGLAHVAHVTTQAAARILVSSRASFEVTPHHLLLTEKDLARDVRLKCNPPLRPSTDRAFLWRTLSAGKAILASDHAPHLPSEKRGVLSRVEAGVPGVETMVPLLMARVAAGVLPLRSLVAAACERPADRFGLARKGRIEPGRDADLVVYDPKTVATVEARRLSSKCGWSPFEGFSAVFPTHVFSRGRQVVEDGRFVGKAGWGREVRRG
- the hisG gene encoding ATP phosphoribosyltransferase → MPPAGAVKIAVPNKGRLSEKTLETFAQAGVVMDDAVGERRLFATALNGQFAFLFVRAQDIPEYVHDGVAHAGVTGFDILRESGKATTELLDLGFGHCKLVVAAPESSRVRSLRDVPAGARVATSFPRLTAQFFRKARKRVRVVEVSGATEITPQVGVADLVVDLTATGSTLAINRLRPVATVLESTARLVANREALGDRRLGRQVRELAWALQSVVAARGKRYVMANVPRRKVRQVAKVLPGISGPTIVELGSRDDMVAAHAVVDETALYRVVNDLKALGAEGILVVPVTRLVG